One genomic segment of Burkholderiaceae bacterium includes these proteins:
- a CDS encoding acyl-CoA thioesterase, whose amino-acid sequence MKLDLPEQKRLVHEMLIPIRWGDMDAMGHINNTVYFRYMETARIEWVNGMGLAPRPGGEAIVIVNAFCNFIRQFEYPGEVRIKTFVSNPGRSSFDTWVTMERTDDPGTVYATGGATIVWVDMAAHKSAPLPEWLRREVEPAPAD is encoded by the coding sequence ATGAAGCTCGACCTCCCCGAACAGAAAAGACTCGTCCACGAGATGCTCATCCCCATCCGCTGGGGCGACATGGACGCCATGGGCCACATCAACAACACGGTCTACTTCCGCTACATGGAGACGGCGCGCATCGAATGGGTCAACGGCATGGGCCTGGCGCCCCGGCCGGGCGGCGAGGCCATCGTCATCGTCAACGCGTTCTGCAACTTCATCCGCCAGTTCGAATACCCCGGCGAGGTGCGCATCAAGACCTTCGTCAGCAACCCCGGCCGCAGCTCGTTCGACACCTGGGTGACGATGGAGCGCACCGACGACCCCGGCACCGTGTACGCCACCGGCGGCGCCACCATCGTGTGGGTCGACATGGCGGCGCACAAGTCCGCGCCCCTGCCCGAGTGGCTGCGCCGCGAGGTGGAGCCGGCACCGGCGGATTGA
- a CDS encoding thiamine pyrophosphate-dependent dehydrogenase E1 component subunit alpha codes for MVRIRAFEDAAEAASQGGVSWGGAATGGGEVRVKGPLHLSTGQEAVPAGVCAHLTPADLLTSTHRGHGHTLAKGADTTRMMGELFGRASGTNGGKGGSMHIADFSVGMLGANGVVAAGLPIAVGAAQGLKIRGQDAIAVCFFGDGAINRGPFLEALNWAVVYQLPVLFVCEDNRISATTDSRAMTAGPGASVRAAALGIAAMQVDGTDVQAVSEAAATLIGEVRAGHGPRLLHAITDRHKGHVSVDPANYRKPEDVAAALARDGIARTRAQLLAQGHGAQVQQIEQQAKAEIDAAVAAASAAPPPEPGAAYTDIQTVGAGVWA; via the coding sequence ATGGTGCGCATCCGCGCCTTCGAGGACGCGGCCGAGGCCGCCAGCCAGGGCGGCGTGTCCTGGGGCGGCGCGGCCACCGGCGGCGGCGAGGTGCGCGTCAAGGGCCCGTTGCACCTGTCCACCGGCCAAGAGGCCGTGCCCGCCGGCGTGTGCGCGCACCTGACACCCGCCGACCTGCTGACCAGCACCCACCGCGGCCACGGCCACACCCTGGCCAAAGGCGCCGACACCACGCGCATGATGGGCGAGCTGTTCGGCCGCGCCAGTGGCACCAACGGCGGCAAGGGCGGCTCCATGCACATCGCCGATTTCTCGGTCGGCATGCTGGGCGCCAACGGCGTGGTGGCGGCCGGCCTGCCGATTGCCGTGGGCGCGGCGCAGGGCTTGAAGATTCGTGGCCAGGACGCCATCGCGGTGTGCTTCTTCGGCGACGGCGCCATCAACCGCGGCCCCTTCCTGGAGGCGCTGAACTGGGCCGTGGTCTACCAGCTGCCGGTGCTCTTCGTGTGCGAGGACAACCGCATCTCGGCCACCACCGACAGCCGCGCCATGACGGCCGGCCCCGGCGCCAGCGTGCGCGCCGCGGCCCTGGGCATTGCCGCCATGCAGGTCGATGGCACCGACGTGCAGGCCGTGAGCGAGGCCGCCGCCACGCTGATCGGCGAGGTGCGCGCCGGCCATGGCCCGCGCCTGCTGCACGCCATCACCGACCGGCACAAGGGCCACGTGTCGGTCGACCCGGCCAACTACCGCAAGCCCGAGGACGTGGCGGCCGCCCTGGCGCGCGACGGCATCGCCCGCACGCGCGCGCAGCTGCTGGCGCAGGGCCACGGCGCGCAGGTGCAGCAGATCGAGCAGCAGGCCAAAGCCGAGATCGACGCCGCCGTGGCCGCCGCCAGCGCCGCGCCGCCGCCCGAGCCCGGCGCGGCCTACACCGACATCCAGACCGTTGGCGCGGGGGTGTGGGCATGA
- a CDS encoding electron transfer flavoprotein-ubiquinone oxidoreductase, producing MTPEEIIQKFGPRESMEYDVVIVGAGPAGLSAAIRIKQRAAEKGQDVSVVVLEKGSEPGAHILSGAVIDPKALTELIPDWKEKGAPLNQRVTEDAYVFLSETGGTRVPGLFLPPFANNHGNYIASLGKVVRWLAAQAEELGVEIFPGFPAAEVLYNDDGSVKGVATGNMGIGKDGEPTDSFQLGMELHGKYTIFSEGSRGHLGKQLIARYKLDEHSDPQSYAIGIKEVWEIDPSRHTPGFVMHTAGWPMDEFTYGGAFMYHAEDNKVYCGFVTGLNYANPYLSPFEEFQRWKTHPRVRWYFTDQDGNVNAKRLSYGARAITAGGVLALPKTVFPGGALVGCDAGYLNVGRIKGSHAAIKTGSLAGEAACDAVLAGRQGDELAAYPEAFEASWLARELNKDRNFKNWFKKGLTVGTVMNGLEQYALRGHMPWTLHRAQPDHVQLKPASSFKPIDYPKPDGKLTFDRLSSVFISNTNHEENQPAHLTLKDPTVPVRINLPQYAGPEGRYCPAGVYEFVPDEAQGGGAMRLQINAQNCVHCKTCDIKDPTQNIVWVTPEGGGGPNYSEM from the coding sequence ATGACCCCTGAGGAAATCATCCAGAAGTTCGGCCCCCGCGAGTCCATGGAGTACGACGTGGTCATCGTCGGCGCCGGCCCGGCCGGCCTGTCGGCCGCCATCCGCATCAAGCAGCGCGCGGCCGAGAAGGGCCAGGACGTGTCGGTGGTGGTGCTGGAGAAGGGCTCCGAGCCCGGCGCGCACATCCTCTCGGGCGCCGTGATCGACCCCAAGGCGCTGACCGAGCTGATCCCCGACTGGAAGGAAAAGGGCGCGCCCCTGAACCAGCGGGTGACCGAGGACGCCTACGTCTTCCTGAGCGAGACCGGCGGCACGCGCGTGCCCGGCCTGTTCCTGCCGCCCTTTGCCAACAACCACGGCAACTACATCGCCAGCCTGGGCAAGGTGGTGCGCTGGCTGGCCGCGCAGGCCGAGGAACTGGGCGTGGAGATCTTCCCCGGCTTTCCGGCCGCCGAGGTGTTGTACAACGACGACGGCAGCGTCAAGGGCGTGGCCACGGGCAACATGGGCATCGGCAAGGACGGCGAGCCGACCGACAGCTTCCAGCTCGGCATGGAGCTGCACGGCAAGTACACCATCTTCTCCGAAGGCTCGCGCGGGCACCTGGGCAAGCAGCTCATCGCGCGCTACAAGCTGGACGAGCACAGCGACCCGCAAAGCTACGCCATCGGCATCAAGGAGGTGTGGGAGATCGACCCCAGCCGCCACACGCCGGGCTTCGTCATGCACACCGCCGGCTGGCCGATGGACGAGTTCACCTACGGCGGCGCCTTCATGTACCACGCCGAGGACAACAAGGTCTACTGCGGCTTCGTCACGGGCCTGAACTACGCCAACCCCTACCTCAGCCCGTTCGAGGAGTTCCAGCGCTGGAAGACGCACCCGCGTGTCCGGTGGTACTTCACCGACCAGGATGGCAACGTCAACGCCAAGCGCCTGTCCTACGGCGCGCGCGCCATCACCGCCGGCGGCGTGCTGGCGCTGCCCAAGACGGTGTTCCCCGGCGGCGCGCTGGTGGGCTGCGACGCGGGCTACCTCAACGTCGGCCGCATCAAGGGCAGCCACGCGGCCATCAAGACCGGCTCGCTGGCCGGCGAGGCGGCGTGCGACGCCGTGCTGGCCGGCCGCCAGGGCGACGAGCTGGCGGCCTACCCCGAGGCCTTCGAGGCCAGCTGGCTGGCGCGCGAGCTGAACAAGGACCGCAACTTCAAGAACTGGTTCAAGAAGGGCCTGACGGTGGGCACGGTGATGAACGGCCTGGAGCAGTACGCCCTGCGCGGCCACATGCCCTGGACGCTGCACCGCGCCCAGCCCGACCACGTGCAGCTCAAGCCCGCCAGCAGCTTCAAGCCCATCGACTACCCCAAGCCCGACGGCAAGCTCACCTTCGACCGCCTCTCCAGCGTGTTCATCAGCAACACCAACCACGAGGAAAACCAGCCGGCGCACCTGACGCTGAAGGACCCCACGGTGCCGGTGCGCATCAACCTGCCGCAATACGCCGGCCCCGAGGGGCGCTACTGCCCGGCGGGCGTGTACGAGTTCGTGCCCGACGAGGCGCAGGGCGGCGGCGCCATGCGGCTGCAGATCAACGCGCAGAACTGCGTGCACTGCAAGACCTGCGACATCAAGGACCCGACGCAGAACATCGTCTGGGTCACGCCCGAGGGCGGCGGCGGACCCAACTACTCGGAGATGTAA
- a CDS encoding ABC transporter substrate-binding protein has protein sequence MQMKKWPWMPLGAVALAMAAVAPASAQDKSVAVLAIVEHPALDAVRDGVQAALKDAGYEAGKNLKWQYQSAQGNTGTAAQIARKFVGDNPDAIVGIATPTAQAAVAATKTVPIVFSAVTDPVAAKLVPSWEPSHTNVTGVSDLLQLDKQIDLIKQVVPAAKRVGMVYSPGEANSVVVVKEMKDLLAKRGMSLVEASAPRSVDVSSAARSLVGKVDVIYTNTDNNVVSAYESLVKVGQDAKIPLVASDTDSVKRGAIAALGINYRDLGEQTGRMVARILKGEKPGDIKPETSSKLELYVNPGAAEKQGVKLSDALVKSAAQVVK, from the coding sequence ATGCAGATGAAGAAATGGCCGTGGATGCCTTTGGGAGCCGTGGCGCTGGCCATGGCGGCGGTGGCCCCGGCCAGCGCGCAGGACAAATCGGTGGCGGTGCTGGCCATCGTCGAGCATCCGGCGCTGGACGCCGTGCGCGACGGCGTGCAGGCCGCGCTGAAGGACGCCGGCTACGAGGCCGGCAAGAACCTGAAGTGGCAGTACCAGAGCGCGCAGGGCAACACCGGCACGGCCGCGCAGATCGCGCGCAAGTTCGTCGGCGACAACCCCGACGCCATCGTCGGCATCGCCACGCCCACGGCCCAGGCCGCGGTGGCCGCCACCAAGACGGTGCCGATCGTGTTCTCGGCCGTCACCGACCCGGTGGCCGCCAAGCTGGTGCCCAGCTGGGAGCCCTCGCACACCAACGTCACCGGCGTGTCCGACCTGCTGCAGCTGGACAAGCAGATCGACCTGATCAAGCAGGTGGTGCCCGCCGCCAAGCGCGTGGGCATGGTCTACAGCCCGGGCGAGGCCAACTCGGTGGTGGTGGTCAAGGAGATGAAGGACCTGCTGGCCAAGCGCGGCATGAGCCTGGTCGAGGCCTCGGCCCCGCGCTCGGTCGACGTCAGCAGCGCCGCGCGCAGCCTGGTGGGCAAGGTGGACGTGATCTACACCAACACCGACAACAACGTGGTGTCGGCCTACGAGTCGCTGGTCAAGGTGGGCCAGGACGCCAAGATCCCGCTGGTGGCCTCGGACACCGACAGCGTCAAGCGCGGCGCCATCGCGGCGCTGGGCATCAACTACCGCGACCTGGGCGAGCAGACCGGCCGCATGGTGGCGCGCATCCTCAAGGGTGAGAAGCCCGGCGACATCAAGCCCGAGACCAGCAGCAAGCTGGAGCTGTACGTCAACCCCGGCGCGGCCGAGAAGCAGGGCGTCAAGCTGTCGGACGCGCTGGTCAAGTCGGCGGCGCAGGTCGTCAAGTAA
- a CDS encoding antitoxin of toxin-antitoxin stability system, with amino-acid sequence MSKEAMFTMKLEPELRDAFMAEAQASHRPASQILRELMRDFIQRQRDTRSYDAFLQEKVAQARQQIEAGDYAGADEVEARFAARRARMAGQG; translated from the coding sequence ATGTCCAAGGAAGCCATGTTCACGATGAAGCTCGAACCCGAGCTGCGCGACGCCTTCATGGCCGAGGCCCAGGCCAGTCACCGGCCCGCCTCGCAAATCCTGCGCGAGCTGATGCGTGACTTCATTCAGCGCCAGCGCGACACACGCAGCTACGACGCCTTCTTGCAGGAGAAGGTCGCGCAGGCGCGCCAGCAGATCGAAGCGGGTGATTACGCCGGCGCGGACGAGGTCGAGGCCCGCTTTGCCGCCCGCCGCGCCCGCATGGCTGGCCAAGGCTGA
- a CDS encoding ABC transporter permease, whose translation MSLFSLLGAIEIGLIFALVALGVLLSFRLLRFPDLTVDGSFPLGGAVCATLISKGADPFTATAVATLAGALAGLITGWLNVRLKIMDLLASILMMIALYSVNLRIMGGPNVPLINDPTVFNVLQPAGLADYWWRPILMLLIVVVAKLAMDWFFSTERGLAIRATGSNARMARAQGINTGAMVLLGMAISNALVGLAGALFAQTQGGSDISMGIGTIVIGLAAVIVGEAIMPSRRIVYATLAVIVGAIVYRFFIALALNSDFIGLKAQDLNLVTAVLVAIALVIPQLKRMLQHRRLPDAPKSL comes from the coding sequence ATGTCTCTTTTCTCGCTGCTGGGCGCCATCGAAATCGGCCTGATCTTCGCCCTGGTCGCGCTGGGCGTGCTGCTGTCGTTTCGGCTGCTGCGCTTTCCCGACCTGACGGTGGACGGCAGCTTTCCGCTGGGCGGCGCCGTGTGCGCCACACTCATCTCCAAGGGCGCCGATCCTTTCACCGCCACCGCCGTCGCCACGCTGGCGGGTGCGCTGGCGGGCCTCATCACTGGCTGGCTCAACGTGCGGCTGAAGATCATGGACCTGCTGGCCTCCATCCTGATGATGATCGCGCTGTACTCGGTCAACCTGCGCATCATGGGCGGGCCCAACGTGCCGCTGATCAACGACCCCACGGTGTTCAACGTGCTGCAGCCGGCCGGCCTGGCCGACTACTGGTGGCGCCCGATCCTGATGCTGCTGATCGTCGTCGTGGCCAAGCTGGCCATGGACTGGTTCTTCTCCACCGAGCGCGGCCTGGCCATCCGCGCCACCGGCTCCAACGCCCGCATGGCGCGCGCGCAGGGCATCAACACCGGCGCCATGGTGCTGCTGGGCATGGCCATCTCCAACGCGCTGGTCGGCCTGGCCGGCGCGCTGTTCGCGCAGACGCAGGGCGGCTCGGACATCTCCATGGGCATCGGCACCATCGTCATCGGCCTGGCCGCCGTCATCGTGGGCGAGGCCATCATGCCCTCGCGGCGCATCGTCTACGCCACGCTGGCCGTCATCGTGGGCGCCATCGTCTACCGCTTCTTCATCGCGCTGGCGCTCAACAGCGACTTCATCGGCCTGAAGGCGCAGGATTTGAACCTGGTGACCGCCGTGCTGGTCGCCATCGCGCTGGTGATTCCGCAGCTCAAGCGCATGCTGCAGCACCGGCGCCTGCCCGACGCGCCCAAGAGCCTGTGA
- a CDS encoding SDR family oxidoreductase — protein MSYHIDLSGRVALVTGASSGLGAQFARTLARAGAGVVLASRRQDALKNLRARIEGDGGDAHVVECDVTDVQSIKAAVAHAETEMGSIDILVNNSGVSTTQRLQDVSEDDYDHVFHTNVRGAFFVAQEVGKRMLARAQGAAPGSFTGGRIINIASMAGLKVLPKIGVYCMSKAAVIQMTKAMALEWGRHGINVNAICPGYIDTELNRHHWQTEAGRKLIGMLPRRRVGTPADLDAVLMMLASDESHFVNGAIISADDGFAV, from the coding sequence ATGAGCTACCACATCGACCTGTCGGGCCGCGTCGCCCTCGTCACCGGCGCCTCCAGCGGCCTGGGCGCGCAGTTTGCCCGCACCCTGGCGCGCGCCGGCGCCGGCGTGGTGCTGGCCAGCCGGCGCCAGGACGCGCTCAAGAACCTGCGCGCGCGCATCGAGGGCGACGGCGGCGACGCCCACGTGGTGGAGTGCGACGTGACCGACGTGCAGTCCATCAAGGCCGCCGTGGCGCACGCCGAGACCGAGATGGGCTCGATCGACATCCTGGTCAACAACTCGGGTGTGTCCACCACCCAGCGCCTGCAGGACGTGAGCGAGGACGACTACGACCACGTGTTCCACACCAACGTGCGCGGCGCCTTCTTCGTCGCGCAGGAGGTGGGCAAGCGCATGCTGGCGCGCGCCCAGGGCGCGGCGCCGGGCAGCTTCACGGGCGGGCGCATCATCAACATCGCCAGCATGGCCGGGCTGAAGGTGCTGCCCAAGATCGGCGTGTACTGCATGAGCAAGGCGGCCGTGATCCAGATGACCAAGGCGATGGCGCTGGAATGGGGGCGCCACGGCATCAACGTCAACGCCATCTGCCCCGGCTACATCGACACCGAGCTGAACCGCCACCACTGGCAGACCGAGGCCGGCCGCAAGCTGATCGGCATGCTGCCGCGCCGCCGCGTGGGCACGCCCGCCGACCTGGACGCGGTGCTGATGATGCTGGCCTCCGACGAGAGCCACTTCGTCAACGGCGCCATCATCAGCGCCGACGACGGTTTTGCGGTCTGA
- a CDS encoding acyl--CoA ligase, with protein MTTPAPDAPFRALPDLIAEHARQRPGHPALRADDDALSYAELDALMDRIAAMLQQDGIQPGQCIAICASPSVRYAALFMGALRAGVAVAPLAPSATAEALASMLRDAGARRLFVDADAQPRLPAPDPALPRIALDGAASGQAFDDWLAPAGARPRPVAITPDAAFNIIYSSGTTGTPKGIVQPHGMRWAHIRRGATYGYGPHGTTLLATPLYSNTTLVVFVPTLAYGGCVVLMPKFDALRYLQLAQRHRVTHTMLVPVQYQRIMALPQFGDFDLSAFRNKFCTSAPFRAELKADVLARWPGGLTEFYGMTEGGGTCILDAHLHPDKLHTVGRPAAGSDIRLIDEAGRELPAGQAGEVVGHSAGMMTGYHGQPEKTREAEWFDATGKRFIRTGDVGRFDADGFLTLIDRRKDMIISGGFNIYPSDLEALLRQHPAVHDVAVVGVPSGQWGETPVAFVVPNAGATTTAAELKDWANPRVGKTQRLADLRFIDELPRSAIGKVLKRELREAYGAAP; from the coding sequence ATGACCACCCCCGCACCCGACGCCCCCTTTCGCGCCCTGCCCGACCTGATCGCCGAGCACGCGCGCCAGCGCCCCGGCCACCCCGCCCTGCGCGCCGATGACGACGCGCTCAGCTACGCCGAGCTCGACGCGCTGATGGACCGCATCGCCGCCATGCTGCAGCAGGATGGCATTCAGCCCGGCCAGTGCATCGCCATCTGCGCCAGCCCTTCGGTGCGCTACGCCGCGCTGTTCATGGGCGCGCTGCGCGCCGGCGTGGCGGTGGCGCCGCTGGCGCCCTCGGCCACCGCCGAGGCCCTGGCCTCGATGCTGCGCGACGCCGGCGCGCGCCGGCTGTTCGTCGACGCCGACGCCCAGCCGCGCCTGCCCGCGCCCGACCCCGCGCTGCCGCGCATCGCGCTGGACGGCGCGGCATCCGGCCAGGCCTTCGACGACTGGCTGGCGCCCGCCGGCGCGCGCCCGCGGCCCGTCGCCATCACGCCCGATGCCGCGTTCAACATCATCTATTCCAGCGGCACCACCGGCACGCCCAAGGGCATCGTGCAGCCGCACGGCATGCGCTGGGCGCACATCCGCCGCGGCGCCACCTACGGCTACGGCCCGCACGGCACCACGCTGCTGGCCACGCCGCTGTACTCCAACACCACGCTGGTGGTCTTCGTGCCCACGCTGGCCTACGGCGGCTGCGTGGTGCTGATGCCCAAATTCGACGCCCTGCGCTACCTGCAGCTGGCCCAGCGGCACCGCGTCACGCACACCATGCTGGTGCCGGTGCAGTACCAGCGCATCATGGCGCTGCCGCAGTTCGGCGATTTCGACCTGAGCGCCTTTCGCAACAAGTTCTGCACCAGCGCGCCGTTTCGCGCCGAGCTCAAGGCCGACGTGCTGGCGCGCTGGCCCGGCGGGCTGACCGAGTTCTACGGCATGACCGAAGGCGGCGGCACCTGCATCCTCGACGCCCACCTGCACCCCGACAAGCTGCACACCGTGGGCCGGCCGGCCGCGGGCAGCGACATCCGCCTGATCGACGAGGCGGGACGCGAGCTGCCGGCCGGCCAGGCGGGCGAGGTGGTGGGCCACTCGGCCGGCATGATGACCGGCTACCACGGTCAGCCCGAGAAGACGCGCGAGGCCGAGTGGTTCGACGCCACGGGCAAGCGCTTCATCCGCACCGGCGACGTCGGGCGCTTTGACGCCGACGGCTTCCTCACCCTGATCGACCGCCGCAAGGACATGATCATCAGCGGCGGCTTCAACATCTACCCCAGCGACCTGGAGGCGCTGCTGCGCCAGCATCCCGCCGTGCACGACGTGGCCGTGGTGGGCGTGCCCAGCGGGCAGTGGGGCGAGACGCCGGTGGCCTTCGTCGTGCCGAATGCCGGCGCCACCACCACCGCCGCCGAGCTGAAGGACTGGGCCAACCCGCGCGTCGGCAAGACCCAGCGCCTGGCCGATCTGCGCTTCATCGACGAGCTGCCGCGCAGCGCCATCGGCAAGGTGCTCAAGCGCGAGCTGCGCGAGGCCTACGGCGCCGCGCCCTGA
- a CDS encoding thymidylate synthase, with protein sequence MTAKPIPHPYEDLMRHVHEHGVFKADRTGTGTRSVFGHQMRFDLSQGFPLVTTKKVHLKSIVYELLWFLRGDGNARWLQERGVSIWDEWADPATGDLGPVYGVQWRSWPTPDGGHIDQIAQVVQQLKANPDSRRIIVSAWNVADLPRMALMPCHAFFQFYVAEGRLSCQLYQRSADIFLGVPFNIASYALLTHMLAQQCDLQVGDFIWTGGDCHIYSNHEAQVTEQLSRAPYPLPQLRIKRRPPSIFDYEYEDFEVLNYQHHPAIKAPVAV encoded by the coding sequence ATGACGGCCAAACCCATCCCCCACCCCTACGAAGACCTGATGCGCCACGTGCACGAGCACGGCGTGTTCAAGGCCGATCGCACGGGCACCGGCACCCGGAGCGTGTTCGGCCACCAGATGCGCTTCGACCTATCGCAGGGCTTTCCGCTGGTGACCACCAAGAAGGTGCACCTGAAAAGCATCGTCTACGAGCTGCTGTGGTTCCTGCGCGGCGACGGCAACGCGCGCTGGCTGCAGGAGCGCGGCGTGTCGATCTGGGACGAATGGGCCGACCCGGCGACGGGCGATCTGGGCCCCGTGTACGGCGTGCAGTGGCGCAGCTGGCCCACGCCCGATGGCGGACACATCGACCAGATCGCGCAGGTGGTGCAGCAGCTCAAGGCCAACCCCGACTCGCGCCGCATCATCGTGAGTGCCTGGAACGTGGCCGACCTGCCCAGGATGGCGCTGATGCCCTGCCACGCCTTCTTCCAGTTCTACGTGGCCGAGGGGCGCCTGTCCTGCCAGCTCTACCAGCGCAGCGCCGACATCTTTCTGGGCGTGCCCTTCAACATCGCCAGCTACGCGCTGCTGACGCACATGCTGGCGCAGCAGTGCGACCTGCAGGTGGGCGACTTCATCTGGACCGGCGGCGACTGCCACATCTACAGCAACCACGAGGCGCAGGTGACCGAGCAGCTCAGCCGCGCGCCCTACCCCCTCCCGCAACTGCGCATCAAGCGCCGGCCGCCGTCGATCTTCGACTACGAATACGAAGACTTCGAGGTGCTGAACTACCAGCACCACCCGGCCATCAAGGCGCCGGTGGCGGTTTGA
- a CDS encoding type II toxin-antitoxin system RelE/ParE family toxin, with product MKVFWTSGAERDRARIFEFIGQDNPLAAIRMDELFAAVANRLAEHPLLGRTGQVPGTRELVAHESYRLVYEVHDDAVWLLALVHTRRQWPP from the coding sequence GTGAAGGTCTTCTGGACCTCGGGCGCCGAGCGGGATCGCGCCCGCATCTTCGAGTTCATCGGCCAGGACAACCCGCTCGCCGCCATCCGGATGGATGAGCTGTTTGCGGCGGTTGCCAATCGCCTGGCGGAACACCCCTTGCTGGGCCGCACGGGCCAAGTCCCGGGTACGCGCGAGCTGGTCGCCCACGAAAGCTACCGGCTGGTCTACGAGGTGCACGACGACGCCGTCTGGCTTTTGGCTCTGGTGCACACGCGACGGCAATGGCCACCGTGA
- a CDS encoding dihydrofolate reductase produces the protein MKIGLIWAQARGGVIGRGGVMPWHLPEDLAHFKRVTLNHPVIMGRKTWDSIPPRFRPLPGRRNIVVTRQGDLNQIGLEPASSLREALQLCENAEQVWIIGGAQIYAQALPLANELVVTEIDADFDGDAFAPPIGPDWHEVAREPMASRTGLRGAFVTWRRPPRA, from the coding sequence ATGAAGATCGGCCTGATCTGGGCGCAGGCGCGCGGCGGCGTCATCGGCCGGGGCGGCGTCATGCCCTGGCACCTGCCGGAGGACCTGGCGCACTTCAAGCGCGTCACGCTGAACCACCCCGTCATCATGGGCCGCAAGACCTGGGACTCCATCCCGCCGCGCTTTCGCCCCCTGCCCGGGCGGCGCAACATCGTCGTCACGCGCCAGGGCGATTTGAATCAAATAGGCCTCGAACCGGCATCCAGCCTGCGCGAGGCGCTACAACTTTGCGAGAATGCGGAGCAGGTCTGGATCATCGGCGGCGCGCAGATCTACGCCCAGGCCCTGCCCCTGGCCAACGAACTGGTGGTGACCGAGATCGACGCCGACTTCGACGGCGACGCCTTCGCGCCCCCCATCGGCCCCGACTGGCACGAGGTGGCGCGCGAGCCCATGGCCTCCCGCACCGGGCTGCGCGGCGCCTTCGTCACCTGGCGGCGCCCACCACGCGCCTGA
- a CDS encoding alpha-ketoacid dehydrogenase subunit beta, translating to MTYAQAASLALAQTMEHDPTVIALGEDLGRGGVFGQYRDADGTPLAQRFGAGRVIDTPISEATIVGAAVGMALAGCRPVVELRVVDFALCAIDEIVNQAAKNRYMFGGQGRVPLVMRMPIGIWSASAAQHSQSLEAWFAHIPGLVVAAPGTPADNHGLLLAALQSGDPVVYLEHKELWGMQGAVTPGQVVPLGQARTVRAGGDVTLVSWSRQVQACQQAAEQLAAQGVQAELIDLRTLWPWDKEAVLNSAARTGRLLVVHEAVQVAGFGAEVAATVAEHTGARVARLGAPRIPVGYAANLEAEARVGPDKIAAAVHALLAR from the coding sequence ATGACCTATGCGCAGGCCGCCTCTCTGGCCCTGGCGCAGACGATGGAACACGACCCCACCGTCATCGCCCTGGGCGAAGACCTGGGCCGCGGCGGCGTGTTCGGCCAGTACCGCGACGCGGACGGCACGCCGCTGGCGCAGCGCTTCGGCGCCGGGCGCGTCATCGACACGCCGATCTCCGAGGCCACCATCGTCGGCGCCGCCGTCGGCATGGCGCTGGCCGGCTGCCGGCCCGTGGTCGAGCTGCGCGTGGTGGACTTTGCGCTGTGCGCCATCGACGAGATCGTCAACCAGGCGGCCAAGAACCGCTACATGTTTGGCGGCCAGGGCCGCGTGCCCCTGGTGATGCGCATGCCCATCGGCATCTGGAGCGCATCGGCCGCGCAGCACAGCCAGTCGCTGGAAGCGTGGTTTGCCCACATCCCCGGCCTGGTGGTGGCGGCCCCCGGCACGCCGGCCGACAACCACGGCCTGCTGCTGGCCGCGCTGCAGTCGGGCGACCCGGTGGTGTACCTGGAGCACAAGGAGCTGTGGGGCATGCAAGGCGCCGTCACCCCCGGCCAGGTGGTGCCGCTGGGCCAGGCGCGCACGGTGCGCGCTGGCGGCGACGTCACCCTCGTCTCGTGGTCGCGCCAGGTGCAGGCCTGCCAGCAGGCGGCCGAGCAACTGGCCGCGCAGGGCGTGCAGGCCGAGCTGATCGACCTGCGCACCCTCTGGCCCTGGGACAAGGAGGCCGTCTTGAACAGCGCGGCCCGCACCGGCCGCCTGCTGGTGGTGCACGAGGCCGTTCAGGTGGCCGGCTTTGGCGCCGAGGTGGCCGCCACCGTGGCCGAGCACACCGGCGCGCGCGTGGCCCGCCTGGGCGCGCCGCGCATCCCCGTGGGCTACGCGGCCAACCTGGAGGCCGAGGCGCGCGTGGGGCCCGACAAGATCGCGGCCGCCGTGCACGCCCTGCTCGCGCGATGA